In Wenyingzhuangia fucanilytica, the following are encoded in one genomic region:
- a CDS encoding glycoside hydrolase family 5 protein, giving the protein MKKTTLFFLALFISAQLFSQTTPTQMIAKMGRGINLGNVMSAPIEGNWAPAVEETYFDDVKAKGFKTVRIPIRFDTYLTPLSSVNYTDAGGNYIGSSDDYTLSTAYLDRIEQVTDWALNKGLIAIIDVHGDHWFWDSYNASKDDYRTGADREAAVDRFKALWKAVSLRFKNKPDELLFEIMNEAYFSMSKADVDIINPAMLSIIREENPTRIVIVNGGGDNTYKAPQQMESSFLASDNYLMATFHYYVPFNFTSSGKEQYTDNDWGTQSDYDLLDTHFDQVKTWATNNGNIPVLLGEFGADNVNGHDYSTGQDGDHGGPDAASRKEYHRYVAKAAIDRGFAFTVWDAGEESNKTIYKVSDRTWVEDIIDALFDGVAATKEFNFDTDGDAEGWGNLTVSGGIATGSTSVYATTTAAVDASSFNYAHVLLKNNTSNGMLRMSFPQESDNTKRTFINIDNITENNSDFEYIDFDCTGLDGWTATVNDIKFHVKDNGNAAFVADGTIEIDKIIFDANSSLSTSTIPKKLKDVIVSSDNGTIYVKGANLKAVYSITGVLLENANLSHGIYLVVVTKNNQTEVVKLVI; this is encoded by the coding sequence ATGAAAAAAACTACTTTATTTTTTTTAGCATTATTTATTAGTGCGCAATTATTTTCACAAACAACCCCTACCCAAATGATTGCTAAAATGGGGAGAGGAATTAATTTAGGTAATGTGATGAGTGCTCCAATTGAAGGAAACTGGGCACCTGCGGTTGAAGAAACTTATTTTGACGATGTAAAAGCAAAAGGTTTTAAAACAGTTAGAATTCCTATTCGTTTTGATACTTACTTAACTCCTTTATCAAGTGTAAATTATACTGATGCTGGTGGGAACTATATTGGTAGTTCAGATGATTATACCCTTTCAACTGCATATTTGGATAGAATTGAACAAGTAACAGATTGGGCACTAAACAAAGGTTTAATTGCAATTATTGATGTTCATGGAGACCACTGGTTTTGGGATAGTTATAATGCATCAAAAGATGATTATAGAACTGGAGCCGATAGAGAAGCTGCGGTAGATCGTTTTAAAGCATTATGGAAAGCTGTTTCACTAAGATTTAAAAATAAGCCTGATGAACTTTTGTTCGAAATTATGAATGAAGCTTATTTTAGTATGTCTAAAGCAGATGTAGATATTATCAATCCTGCAATGTTAAGCATAATTAGAGAAGAGAACCCTACAAGAATTGTGATTGTAAATGGAGGAGGAGATAACACCTATAAAGCTCCACAGCAAATGGAAAGTTCTTTTTTAGCAAGTGATAATTATTTAATGGCTACTTTCCATTACTATGTTCCTTTTAATTTTACCAGTTCAGGTAAAGAACAATACACAGATAATGATTGGGGAACTCAATCAGATTATGATTTACTTGATACTCATTTTGATCAAGTAAAAACATGGGCTACCAATAATGGTAATATTCCAGTGTTATTGGGAGAGTTTGGAGCAGATAATGTAAATGGACACGATTATAGTACAGGTCAAGATGGAGATCATGGAGGGCCTGATGCAGCTTCTAGAAAAGAATATCACAGATATGTTGCCAAAGCAGCCATAGACAGAGGTTTTGCTTTTACTGTTTGGGATGCTGGAGAAGAGTCTAACAAAACAATTTACAAAGTTAGTGATAGAACTTGGGTAGAAGATATTATAGATGCCTTGTTTGATGGAGTTGCTGCTACTAAAGAGTTTAATTTTGATACTGATGGAGATGCAGAAGGATGGGGGAATTTAACTGTTTCAGGAGGAATTGCAACAGGGTCTACTTCTGTATATGCAACTACTACCGCTGCTGTAGATGCTTCTAGCTTTAACTATGCTCATGTATTGTTAAAAAACAATACTTCTAACGGAATGTTAAGAATGTCTTTTCCTCAAGAAAGTGATAATACCAAAAGGACATTTATAAATATTGATAATATTACAGAGAACAACTCTGATTTTGAATATATAGATTTTGATTGTACTGGACTAGATGGTTGGACAGCTACGGTAAACGATATAAAATTTCATGTAAAAGATAACGGAAATGCTGCATTTGTTGCTGATGGAACAATTGAAATAGATAAAATTATTTTTGATGCAAATTCATCTTTGTCAACCTCTACCATTCCTAAAAAGTTAAAAGATGTAATTGTGAGCTCAGATAACGGAACTATTTATGTTAAAGGAGCCAATTTAAAAGCAGTATATAGTATTACAGGTGTACTATTAGAAAATGCTAATTTAAGCCACGGAATTTATCTAGTAGTGGTTACAAAAAACAACCAAACAGAGGTTGTTAAGCTTGTAATTTAA
- a CDS encoding sulfatase — MKNLLLVILMLWSSVIFSQEKKYNVLWIVTEDISPTLSMYGDNTAKTPNLDALAKHSMVYNNVFATVGVCAPSRSSIITGMQATAIGTMHMRTGSDITSWGNRKYKDTTINLDIEGKMVRQYSAVIPEEVKCFPEYLRAAGYYCTNNDKTDYQFAAPVTAWDVNDASAHWRNRPKGKPFFAVFNTNLTHESKLWKHEKYPLTVKPEEVSLPPYFPDTELSRYTVARNYSNIEMMDKVVGDLITKLKEDGLYDDTYIFFYSDHGGPLPRQKRAILDSGLKIPFLIKFPNSSKIGTSDRLISLTDLAPTMMSIAGIKPKKYFNGEAFLGKYEAKPRDYVFGSSDRFDEVTDRIRSVRNKQFLYLKNFYPEKTKYKEIGYRRQVPMMNEYFDLNGKGELNDVQSDWFQTKQPEELYDCEKDPFNIHNLANNPAYAKVLKTMRKAYLKKAKHQKDYGEISEHVLVNQMWPNGVQPVTSKPEFTCLKKKVSIECDTKGSSIAYLILDKPNAKLNFKSGWKLYTESIKLTDDLKGKYIYVMAERIGYKTSEIISQQL, encoded by the coding sequence ATGAAAAATTTACTATTGGTAATATTAATGTTGTGGTCATCTGTTATTTTTTCGCAAGAAAAAAAATACAATGTTTTGTGGATTGTTACAGAAGATATAAGTCCTACATTGTCTATGTACGGAGATAACACAGCTAAAACGCCCAACTTAGATGCTTTGGCAAAACATAGTATGGTTTATAATAATGTGTTTGCTACTGTTGGGGTTTGTGCTCCTTCAAGATCATCAATTATTACAGGAATGCAAGCTACGGCTATTGGAACCATGCACATGAGAACAGGTTCTGATATTACTTCGTGGGGAAATAGAAAATACAAAGACACTACCATTAATTTAGATATCGAAGGTAAAATGGTAAGACAATATTCAGCTGTAATTCCTGAAGAAGTAAAATGTTTTCCAGAATATTTAAGAGCAGCAGGGTATTATTGTACTAATAATGATAAAACAGATTACCAATTTGCGGCTCCTGTTACAGCTTGGGATGTAAATGATGCATCTGCTCATTGGAGAAATAGACCCAAAGGAAAACCTTTCTTTGCTGTTTTTAATACCAATTTAACACATGAAAGTAAGTTGTGGAAGCACGAAAAATATCCTTTAACAGTTAAGCCCGAAGAGGTGAGTTTACCTCCATATTTTCCAGATACCGAATTGTCTAGATATACAGTTGCTAGAAATTATAGCAATATTGAAATGATGGATAAAGTTGTAGGAGATTTAATTACCAAATTAAAAGAAGATGGTTTGTATGATGATACTTATATTTTCTTTTACAGCGATCATGGAGGTCCTTTACCAAGACAAAAAAGAGCTATTTTAGATTCTGGATTAAAAATTCCTTTTTTAATTAAGTTTCCAAATTCATCAAAAATAGGTACTTCTGATAGATTAATTTCTTTAACAGACTTAGCACCAACAATGATGAGTATTGCAGGAATAAAACCAAAAAAGTATTTTAACGGAGAAGCATTTTTAGGAAAGTACGAAGCAAAACCTAGAGATTATGTATTTGGTAGTTCAGATAGATTTGATGAGGTTACAGATAGAATTCGTTCTGTAAGAAACAAGCAGTTTTTATATTTAAAAAACTTTTATCCAGAAAAAACAAAGTATAAGGAAATTGGATATAGAAGGCAAGTTCCTATGATGAACGAGTATTTTGATTTAAACGGAAAAGGAGAGTTAAATGATGTGCAATCAGATTGGTTTCAAACCAAACAACCAGAGGAGTTATATGATTGTGAAAAAGATCCTTTTAATATTCACAATTTAGCTAACAATCCTGCTTATGCTAAAGTATTAAAGACTATGCGTAAGGCTTATTTAAAAAAGGCAAAACATCAAAAAGATTATGGAGAGATATCGGAACATGTTTTGGTGAATCAAATGTGGCCTAATGGAGTTCAGCCTGTTACTAGTAAACCAGAGTTTACCTGTTTAAAGAAAAAAGTAAGCATTGAATGTGATACAAAAGGTAGTTCTATAGCTTATCTAATTTTAGACAAGCCTAATGCTAAATTAAATTTTAAAAGCGGATGGAAACTATATACAGAGTCTATTAAGCTTACAGATGATTTAAAAGGTAAATACATTTATGTAATGGCCGAAAGAATTGGGTATAAAACAAGTGAAATTATAAGTCAACAATTGTAA